In the genome of Saprospira sp. CCB-QB6, one region contains:
- a CDS encoding 1-acyl-sn-glycerol-3-phosphate acyltransferase: MKIEQEDQHYQAEKAYPLPSVIEDLNKWPINQLYRDKKAFMDQLVAFTQDRLIAQKKGGALAQKIAAVVYKERQRILENPWKVDPPDELDFWGDIRRKMVKGGKLEGEAAQKHYEQLSERILRRYVEEITGNFKISTYKLARILLPMLFNSILNTMTVRKADLRKKLRISGHVEELRSLVDKGTVVFVPTHFSNLDSILIGWAADRIGMLAFSYGAGLNLFNNKIMSYFFSRLGAYTLDRRKKNPFYLESLKSFSQLSIERGVHSLFFPGGTRSRNGALEDRLKLGLLGTAIDAQGAVLERGEKNKVYIVPVVLNYHFVLEAKSLIEQHLKYTGKELYIPEGSGFSAMGILKYLRQFVYNSSEILVNFGRPMDVMGNFVDEQGRSLDTHGREVDIRDYYTSGGKLTYDRQRNEVYTERLADKIVERFKVENVVLSSHLLAFTAFNIIQQREKEQDLYGILRLPKEERQISKELLFENLALLREALQQLEAQGQLKLSEMVARYSIEELVADGLQNIGAFHVKKPLFWNKKEACYESEDLNLLYYYHNRMKAYGLHRLINI; this comes from the coding sequence ATGAAAATAGAACAAGAGGATCAGCATTATCAGGCGGAGAAAGCCTATCCCTTGCCCTCTGTGATAGAAGATCTGAATAAATGGCCGATCAATCAGTTGTATCGAGATAAGAAAGCGTTTATGGACCAATTGGTGGCCTTTACGCAAGATCGGTTGATTGCGCAGAAAAAAGGGGGCGCTTTGGCCCAAAAAATTGCCGCTGTAGTTTATAAGGAGCGGCAGCGAATTTTGGAAAATCCTTGGAAAGTTGATCCACCCGATGAGCTTGATTTTTGGGGAGATATCCGCAGAAAGATGGTCAAGGGGGGGAAATTGGAGGGAGAGGCTGCGCAAAAGCATTATGAGCAGCTATCGGAGCGAATTTTAAGACGTTATGTAGAAGAAATTACGGGTAATTTTAAGATTTCGACCTATAAATTGGCTCGAATTCTTTTGCCCATGCTCTTCAATTCGATCCTCAACACCATGACGGTCCGCAAGGCCGATTTGCGCAAAAAACTGCGGATTTCTGGGCATGTGGAAGAGTTACGCTCTTTGGTGGATAAGGGGACGGTGGTTTTTGTGCCCACGCATTTTTCTAATTTAGATTCTATCCTAATCGGTTGGGCTGCAGATAGAATTGGGATGCTGGCCTTTTCTTATGGGGCGGGACTCAATTTGTTCAACAACAAAATCATGTCCTATTTCTTTAGTCGCTTGGGGGCTTATACGCTAGATCGCCGAAAGAAAAACCCTTTTTATCTGGAGAGCCTCAAGTCATTTTCTCAGCTTTCTATTGAAAGAGGGGTACATTCGCTATTTTTTCCAGGCGGGACCCGCTCTAGAAATGGAGCCCTAGAAGATCGCCTGAAATTGGGCCTATTGGGTACGGCTATAGATGCCCAAGGGGCTGTTTTGGAAAGAGGCGAAAAAAATAAGGTTTATATTGTGCCCGTGGTCTTGAACTACCACTTTGTACTAGAGGCCAAAAGTCTGATTGAGCAGCATTTGAAATATACGGGGAAAGAACTATACATTCCAGAAGGCAGTGGGTTTAGTGCTATGGGCATCCTCAAATATCTTCGTCAATTTGTTTATAATAGCTCAGAAATCTTGGTCAACTTTGGCCGTCCTATGGATGTAATGGGCAATTTTGTAGATGAGCAGGGCCGCAGTTTGGATACGCATGGTCGAGAGGTGGATATTCGGGATTATTATACTTCTGGAGGAAAACTGACCTATGATCGTCAGCGCAATGAAGTCTATACTGAACGTCTAGCAGATAAAATTGTGGAGCGCTTTAAGGTAGAAAATGTAGTTTTATCCAGCCATCTTTTGGCCTTTACTGCCTTTAATATTATCCAGCAGCGAGAAAAAGAACAAGATTTGTATGGTATTTTGCGTTTGCCCAAAGAAGAACGGCAAATTAGCAAGGAGCTGCTGTTTGAGAATTTAGCCCTTTTGCGAGAGGCCCTGCAGCAGTTAGAAGCCCAAGGTCAACTTAAACTATCGGAGATGGTGGCTAGATATAGCATTGAGGAGTTGGTGGCGGATGGCTTGCAAAATATTGGCGCCTTTCATGTCAAGAAACCCCTCTTCTGGAACAAAAAAGAGGCTTGCTATGAAAGCGAAGACCTGAATTTGCTGTATTATTATCACAACCGAATGAAGGCCTATGGGCTGCACCGATTGATTAACATTTAA
- a CDS encoding CdaR family protein, giving the protein MPNRQEIKAFLKTDRAILMICIGIAFIFWLFTKLSYNYRSTLNFALEYKLPENKVLSLPPPDNIDIDVEASGWDLLGRWFSRGEFMLDLNIQDDNPQTLNAMNIKSRISRQLSDDIKILEIRPDFIQLQPEAPAEKEIPLILDNQLELAPQHHLKSEIQLQPATVKIHGPASVVSEIKSWPTVPLIQQKVNSSVIQTVRLKPHPNSNVRFEPDEIKVIATVEPTTEKRLAVEIQKKGIPDSLLLVLLPKKVEISCIVGLSDYDRLSARDFEIIADFSKIDPTQNKSIRLQLKRKPKSVSYLQYQPKKVDYIIRSKTLMAQDSARSN; this is encoded by the coding sequence ATGCCAAATAGACAAGAGATTAAGGCCTTCTTGAAGACCGATCGGGCAATACTGATGATTTGCATTGGTATTGCCTTCATCTTTTGGCTCTTTACCAAACTCTCTTACAATTATCGAAGCACTCTTAACTTTGCCCTAGAATATAAACTGCCCGAAAATAAGGTCCTCAGCTTGCCTCCACCCGATAATATCGATATCGATGTGGAAGCTAGCGGCTGGGATCTACTCGGACGCTGGTTCTCTAGAGGAGAGTTTATGCTCGACCTCAATATTCAAGATGATAATCCCCAAACGCTCAACGCTATGAATATCAAAAGTCGAATTAGTCGACAGTTGAGCGATGATATCAAAATCCTAGAAATTCGCCCCGATTTTATTCAATTGCAACCCGAGGCACCCGCCGAAAAAGAGATTCCGCTCATCCTAGACAATCAACTGGAACTGGCCCCTCAACATCATTTAAAATCGGAAATTCAACTACAGCCCGCTACCGTAAAAATTCATGGCCCCGCCTCTGTTGTCAGCGAAATTAAGAGTTGGCCCACGGTCCCACTCATCCAACAAAAAGTAAACTCTAGCGTCATTCAAACGGTTCGGCTCAAACCCCACCCCAACAGCAATGTGCGCTTTGAACCCGATGAGATCAAGGTAATTGCCACCGTAGAACCCACCACGGAAAAGCGCCTGGCCGTAGAGATCCAAAAAAAGGGCATTCCAGACAGTTTATTGCTGGTCCTCCTCCCCAAAAAGGTCGAAATTAGCTGCATTGTCGGCCTTAGCGATTATGACCGTTTATCGGCTAGAGATTTCGAAATCATTGCCGATTTCTCCAAAATTGATCCCACCCAAAATAAAAGCATTCGCCTACAATTAAAGCGCAAGCCCAAATCGGTGAGCTACTTACAATATCAACCCAAAAAGGTCGATTACATCATCCGTAGCAAAACGCTGATGGCCCAAGATAGCGCAAGAAGCAATTAA
- the yajC gene encoding preprotein translocase subunit YajC, with the protein MQKFSLFLWQAADSGAAGWTNLLFLFGAIIIIYFLMIRPQQQERKKQKSFFSSLKKGQKVVTMGGVHGSIANITESTIELIIAPKTMITIQREAVSKDMTQAVYGDEDAKDAK; encoded by the coding sequence ATGCAAAAGTTTTCTTTATTCCTTTGGCAGGCTGCCGATTCTGGCGCTGCGGGTTGGACCAATTTACTCTTTCTTTTTGGGGCTATCATTATCATCTATTTCTTGATGATCCGCCCTCAACAACAAGAGCGCAAAAAACAAAAAAGCTTCTTCAGCTCACTTAAAAAAGGCCAAAAAGTAGTCACTATGGGTGGCGTACATGGTAGCATTGCCAATATTACCGAAAGTACTATTGAGCTCATCATTGCTCCCAAAACAATGATTACCATCCAACGAGAAGCCGTTTCTAAAGATATGACACAAGCTGTTTATGGCGACGAAGATGCCAAAGATGCCAAATAG
- a CDS encoding DUF1573 domain-containing protein, with protein MKKLLFPLLLLLGACQSPSADMPSAQDVQDSKPLGKSQLYHNPVSADKPLDPNEAAKMEFEEMAFDFGDIKEGESVEHLFKFKNTGKSPLNITNARGNCGCTVPQWPKEPLAPGESGEIRVVFNSTGKKGIQEKDVYLTANTIPNKTVLKIRANVAN; from the coding sequence ATGAAAAAATTGCTATTTCCCTTGCTGCTCCTTTTAGGCGCCTGCCAAAGTCCATCGGCCGATATGCCCTCTGCACAGGATGTGCAGGACAGTAAACCATTGGGAAAATCACAGCTCTACCACAATCCCGTTTCTGCAGACAAGCCTCTTGATCCCAATGAGGCCGCCAAAATGGAATTTGAAGAAATGGCCTTTGATTTTGGCGATATTAAAGAGGGCGAATCTGTAGAACATCTTTTCAAGTTTAAGAATACAGGCAAATCCCCGCTCAATATTACCAATGCTAGAGGAAACTGCGGTTGTACCGTTCCTCAATGGCCCAAAGAGCCTTTGGCCCCCGGCGAATCTGGCGAAATTCGAGTAGTATTTAATTCTACAGGGAAAAAAGGCATCCAAGAAAAAGATGTGTATCTTACCGCCAATACCATCCCCAACAAAACTGTTTTAAAAATACGAGCCAATGTGGCTAACTAA
- a CDS encoding OmpA family protein: MKKIAVLFFGLLASAGLSAQSAEQPHAISAKLLAHDYVSLDESHKMRTDRFLAPQDWTFGGELAYRYYLNSSFNLSAGLRLGAIDAYHEDSRILCITTPCEERNHPNELGIGLDLQGHYKFANGYILSEEAAVQPYILAGLAPVYMTERENNPLDLQIPLGLGAKIPLNDKISLELQAEYRASLITQKSNFALGLGAVFQLGKKEEKVIPPPPKPKDSDGDGVLDEQDDCPQTAGLAEFNGCPDTDGDGIPDKEDDCPEQAGLAEFKGCPDSDGDGIPDKEDNCPEEAGPKENQGCPEIKKADQDILDRAMKEVHFETGNAVLLPSSKEILKEMADLLKRYPEHQLKIQGHTDNLGGTSNNLILSRQRAEACYNFLIQEGISANRLSHKGFGETQPLVSNDTQVGRAQNRRVEFILFK, encoded by the coding sequence ATGAAAAAAATCGCTGTTTTATTTTTTGGACTTTTGGCTAGCGCTGGGCTTTCTGCCCAATCTGCGGAACAGCCGCATGCTATTTCGGCCAAACTATTGGCCCATGATTATGTCTCTTTAGATGAGTCGCATAAAATGCGGACAGATCGGTTTTTGGCTCCTCAAGATTGGACCTTTGGGGGGGAATTAGCTTATCGCTACTATCTCAACTCTTCTTTTAACCTATCGGCGGGTTTGCGTTTGGGCGCTATTGATGCCTATCATGAAGATAGCAGAATTTTGTGTATCACAACGCCTTGCGAAGAACGCAATCACCCTAATGAGTTGGGTATTGGCTTAGACTTACAGGGACATTATAAGTTTGCCAATGGCTATATCCTCTCTGAAGAGGCTGCCGTACAACCTTATATTTTAGCGGGACTTGCCCCTGTTTATATGACAGAGCGAGAAAACAATCCCCTAGACCTACAAATTCCCTTAGGTTTGGGGGCCAAGATTCCCTTAAACGATAAGATTAGCCTAGAGCTACAAGCGGAATACCGAGCTTCGTTGATTACGCAAAAGTCAAATTTTGCGCTAGGTCTTGGAGCCGTATTCCAACTGGGCAAAAAAGAAGAGAAAGTAATCCCTCCTCCCCCCAAGCCCAAAGATAGCGATGGAGATGGCGTACTGGATGAGCAGGATGATTGTCCACAAACTGCAGGCTTGGCCGAGTTCAATGGCTGTCCAGATACTGATGGTGATGGGATTCCAGACAAAGAAGATGACTGTCCCGAACAAGCTGGTTTAGCCGAGTTCAAGGGTTGTCCAGATAGCGATGGCGACGGAATTCCAGATAAGGAGGATAACTGTCCTGAAGAGGCAGGCCCCAAAGAAAACCAAGGTTGCCCCGAAATCAAAAAAGCAGATCAAGACATCTTGGATCGAGCGATGAAAGAGGTGCACTTTGAAACGGGCAATGCCGTTTTGTTGCCAAGCTCAAAGGAAATACTGAAAGAGATGGCCGACTTGCTCAAGCGCTATCCCGAGCATCAGCTCAAAATCCAGGGACATACCGATAATTTGGGCGGAACAAGTAACAACCTCATTTTGTCTAGACAACGTGCAGAGGCTTGCTACAACTTCCTCATCCAAGAAGGAATTTCAGCCAACCGGCTTTCTCACAAGGGATTTGGAGAAACCCAGCCTTTAGTCTCTAATGATACCCAAGTAGGACGGGCCCAAAACCGACGCGTAGAATTTATCCTCTTTAAATAA
- the nusB gene encoding transcription antitermination factor NusB: MLSRNNIRIKVLQTLYAQSVKEDNTAVAERNYLKAVQESYRLYLLSVHYITQIAFFSRKDYEIKSNKFVPTEMDKKASRKLYENPVVAAIRENEAFQKLIKKEGILQMVDQDTVRRLFKKFTAEEYYEGYREMENTPIREHQYALVRLYMCMREDEVFMEQMTDYFPTWPDDESLIYGAIKRSLRSLPDDKEFFLSQKPNPEFVEDLGKELLYLVLRKEEHLTELIAGRLNNWQEDRVAVIDMTLMKMGLCEFLYFPTIPTKVTINEYVNLAKTYSTDKSKRFINGILDRLMQELQKEGRINKEGRGLLDQ; this comes from the coding sequence ATGCTAAGTAGAAACAACATCCGGATTAAGGTTTTGCAGACCCTTTATGCGCAGTCTGTAAAAGAAGACAACACAGCAGTTGCCGAGCGCAATTATTTGAAAGCCGTACAGGAGAGTTATCGGCTGTATTTGCTCAGCGTGCATTATATTACGCAGATTGCTTTTTTTAGCCGTAAGGACTATGAGATCAAGAGCAACAAATTTGTCCCTACAGAAATGGACAAAAAGGCTTCGAGAAAATTATATGAGAATCCGGTCGTTGCTGCGATTAGAGAAAATGAAGCTTTTCAGAAGCTGATTAAAAAAGAGGGGATTTTGCAGATGGTAGATCAAGACACGGTTCGTCGTCTGTTTAAGAAATTTACTGCAGAAGAGTATTATGAGGGGTATCGCGAAATGGAGAACACCCCTATTCGAGAGCATCAGTACGCCTTGGTTCGTTTGTATATGTGCATGCGTGAGGATGAGGTATTTATGGAGCAAATGACTGATTATTTTCCGACCTGGCCAGACGATGAATCACTTATTTATGGCGCAATTAAACGCTCTTTGCGCTCTTTGCCCGATGATAAGGAGTTTTTCTTGAGCCAGAAGCCCAACCCTGAATTTGTAGAGGATTTGGGCAAGGAACTGCTTTACTTGGTTTTGCGCAAAGAAGAGCATTTGACAGAATTGATTGCTGGGCGTTTGAACAACTGGCAGGAAGATCGGGTTGCAGTTATTGACATGACCTTGATGAAAATGGGCCTCTGTGAATTCCTTTACTTTCCAACTATTCCGACTAAGGTGACTATTAACGAATATGTTAATTTGGCCAAAACTTATAGTACTGACAAAAGTAAACGCTTTATTAACGGGATCCTTGATCGTTTGATGCAGGAACTACAGAAAGAAGGGCGCATCAATAAGGAAGGTCGAGGTCTTTTGGATCAGTAA
- a CDS encoding YceI family protein, producing the protein MKTLFRSLFFMMALGFFAASCSEAPKGEKVDAQEAKNVDAEKAAEAKTLAVDVASSKVEWVGSKVSGSHNGDMKLQSGELQVKDGQLVGGTFVLDMASINVLDLDEESGKAKLEGHLKNNDFFEVEKFPTATFTITSVSAAEGEEGVTHRIEGNLKMRDIEKSVTIPANVNITDGAVQATTPQFTIKRSVWGIDYSGMEDNLINDEMGLKVTLAAK; encoded by the coding sequence ATGAAAACACTATTTCGCAGCTTATTTTTTATGATGGCCCTTGGTTTTTTTGCAGCTTCTTGTAGCGAGGCTCCTAAAGGGGAAAAAGTAGATGCTCAAGAAGCTAAGAATGTAGATGCAGAGAAAGCTGCTGAGGCCAAGACTTTGGCTGTAGATGTAGCGAGCTCTAAAGTAGAGTGGGTAGGTAGCAAAGTATCTGGTAGCCACAATGGTGACATGAAATTGCAGTCAGGAGAATTGCAAGTAAAAGACGGTCAGCTTGTTGGGGGTACATTTGTTTTGGACATGGCCAGCATCAATGTTTTGGACTTGGACGAAGAGAGTGGAAAAGCTAAATTGGAAGGTCACTTGAAGAATAATGATTTCTTTGAAGTAGAGAAATTTCCTACAGCTACTTTCACGATCACTTCAGTTTCTGCAGCAGAAGGAGAAGAAGGCGTAACTCACCGTATTGAGGGTAACCTAAAAATGCGTGACATTGAGAAAAGCGTAACTATTCCTGCTAATGTAAACATTACAGATGGCGCAGTACAGGCTACTACTCCTCAGTTTACAATCAAGCGTTCTGTTTGGGGTATTGACTACTCTGGTATGGAAGATAACCTCATCAATGATGAGATGGGTCTAAAAGTTACTTTGGCTGCAAAATAA
- the tnpA gene encoding IS200/IS605 family transposase: MYKNAVYIHMVWPTYKRLEFLNEEALPICLNALKLIAKEKNIRLLEVNGSIDHIHCLFALGPQDSLAKIAFWLKGRSSRILNQMYYEEGEFKWARNYYARSVSFSELSTVQEYIRNQALNHKL; the protein is encoded by the coding sequence ATGTATAAAAATGCGGTATATATCCATATGGTCTGGCCAACCTATAAAAGGTTAGAGTTTTTGAATGAAGAAGCGTTGCCGATTTGTTTAAATGCGCTAAAATTGATTGCTAAAGAAAAAAATATTCGGCTATTAGAGGTGAATGGTTCTATAGATCATATTCATTGTCTTTTTGCACTAGGCCCTCAAGATTCATTAGCAAAAATTGCTTTTTGGCTAAAAGGTCGATCGTCTAGAATCTTAAACCAAATGTATTATGAAGAAGGTGAATTTAAGTGGGCTAGAAACTACTATGCACGTTCCGTTAGTTTTTCAGAACTAAGTACCGTTCAAGAGTACATACGAAATCAAGCATTAAATCATAAATTATAG
- a CDS encoding carboxypeptidase M32: protein MSYQKYKAALQEIKDLQAAQAVLHWDMETFMPAKGLQQRSRQLASLGRLAQEKAQAPELGELLQNLLAQKEQFSPAEQRNLELSWEDYQEAQKLSPQFVEQLSLLTSKAQAAWQKARQAKDFSLFAQPLSELLAAKREEAKIRAKAGQGHLYDSLLRSYEKEATVARLDPIFEQLSSGIRQLLAKIAAQGTPPQKEFLNHRFPADQQWAFSLELLEQMGYDFEAGRQDASTHPFTTSFGTEDVRITSRIDEEDLMSCLGSSIHEGGHALYEQGLLSSEYGLPLGEAVSLSIHESQSRLWEQNVAGSDVYWQHNFSRLQSLFPSQLSGVKVQDFYRAINYLAPNFIRTEADEVHYHLHVGIRYQLEKQLIGGELEVDQLEEAWNEAYERELGIRPDNPQLGVLQDIHWSAGLWGYFPTYSLGSLYASQFFAAAQSAMPELKSQIARGELLPLREWLRKEIHEKGRHYSSETLCQQLTGQGLSVDFFLAYLEEKYRKIYNF, encoded by the coding sequence ATGAGCTACCAAAAATATAAGGCCGCCTTGCAAGAAATCAAGGACCTGCAAGCTGCCCAAGCCGTTTTGCATTGGGATATGGAAACCTTTATGCCCGCTAAGGGCCTGCAACAACGCAGCCGACAATTAGCCAGCCTTGGCCGCTTGGCCCAAGAAAAGGCTCAAGCCCCCGAATTAGGCGAACTCCTACAAAATTTATTGGCCCAAAAAGAACAGTTTAGCCCCGCAGAACAGCGCAATCTAGAACTCTCTTGGGAGGATTATCAAGAGGCGCAGAAATTAAGCCCCCAATTTGTCGAGCAACTCTCTTTGCTGACCTCTAAAGCCCAAGCCGCCTGGCAAAAGGCCCGCCAAGCCAAGGATTTTTCTCTCTTTGCCCAACCCCTGAGCGAACTGCTGGCCGCCAAAAGAGAAGAGGCCAAAATCCGCGCAAAAGCAGGACAAGGCCATCTCTACGATAGCCTTTTACGCAGCTATGAAAAGGAGGCGACCGTGGCCCGCTTAGATCCCATTTTCGAACAGCTAAGCAGCGGTATTCGCCAGCTTTTGGCCAAGATTGCCGCCCAGGGAACCCCACCCCAAAAAGAGTTTTTAAACCACCGCTTTCCCGCCGACCAACAATGGGCTTTTAGCCTCGAATTGCTCGAGCAGATGGGCTACGACTTTGAAGCAGGCCGACAAGATGCTTCTACCCACCCTTTTACCACTTCTTTTGGGACCGAGGATGTCCGCATTACCAGCCGCATTGATGAGGAGGACCTGATGTCTTGCCTCGGCAGCTCGATCCATGAAGGTGGCCACGCCCTCTATGAACAAGGCCTATTGAGCTCGGAATATGGCCTGCCCCTAGGCGAAGCCGTTTCGCTCTCTATTCACGAGTCGCAATCTCGCCTTTGGGAGCAAAATGTGGCGGGCTCTGATGTCTATTGGCAACATAATTTTAGCCGCCTCCAAAGCCTGTTCCCCTCCCAATTGTCTGGCGTAAAGGTCCAAGATTTTTATCGAGCGATCAATTACCTGGCGCCCAATTTTATCCGCACCGAGGCCGATGAGGTCCACTATCATTTGCATGTGGGCATCCGCTACCAACTGGAAAAACAACTGATTGGCGGAGAACTAGAGGTGGACCAATTGGAGGAGGCTTGGAATGAGGCCTATGAACGAGAACTGGGCATCCGTCCCGATAATCCCCAATTGGGCGTTTTACAAGATATTCACTGGTCGGCTGGACTCTGGGGCTATTTCCCCACCTATAGCCTCGGCAGCCTTTACGCTAGCCAGTTTTTTGCGGCCGCTCAATCGGCTATGCCCGAACTCAAAAGCCAGATTGCCAGAGGCGAATTGCTGCCCCTACGCGAATGGTTGCGCAAAGAAATTCATGAAAAGGGCCGCCACTATAGCTCCGAAACCCTTTGCCAACAGCTAACGGGCCAAGGCCTTTCCGTCGATTTTTTCTTGGCGTATCTAGAAGAGAAGTACCGCAAAATTTACAATTTTTAA
- a CDS encoding NAD(P)/FAD-dependent oxidoreductase, with the protein MPQLDYLILGQGLAGSLLADRLWQAGQKVALIDQGHQQASSQLAAGIMNPIAGRWFTKSWRMETLLPLAFAYYRELEERLDCPLLEEKAVAMLFRLPEIVNNWMARSTDPNLKLFISPDFDQAAYERSFGALAGGVEFSPAGRLNLPLFIERYRSYWQEQGQLLLEEAFDFEALELLENGVAYKSLQAKAIIFCEGAQVLQNPYFNALPFNPAKGEVLFVEILDYPFDGKMVKDGVFIIPLGDQLYWVGSTYEHEYESLAPTDTEKYRLLGQLEQLLEGHSFKLLDHQASARPIQRKRRPILGAHPKHPQLYILNGLGAKGSYLAPYCSAQLRDHLLQQQPLEAELDIADYLDYF; encoded by the coding sequence ATGCCACAGCTAGATTATTTGATTCTGGGCCAAGGCTTAGCGGGTAGCCTTTTGGCAGATCGCCTCTGGCAGGCTGGCCAAAAGGTGGCCCTAATCGATCAGGGCCATCAACAGGCTTCTTCCCAATTGGCGGCGGGAATCATGAACCCCATCGCTGGCCGATGGTTTACCAAAAGCTGGCGAATGGAGACCCTTTTGCCGCTGGCTTTTGCCTATTATCGAGAGCTGGAAGAGCGCCTAGACTGCCCCTTATTAGAAGAAAAAGCGGTGGCCATGCTTTTCCGCCTGCCCGAAATTGTCAATAACTGGATGGCCCGATCTACGGACCCCAATCTGAAGTTGTTTATCTCCCCCGACTTTGACCAAGCCGCCTATGAACGCAGCTTTGGCGCCCTAGCTGGCGGGGTAGAGTTCTCGCCAGCAGGCCGCCTCAATCTGCCTTTGTTCATTGAACGCTACCGAAGCTATTGGCAGGAGCAGGGACAGCTTTTGCTAGAGGAAGCCTTTGATTTTGAGGCCCTAGAATTACTAGAAAATGGGGTAGCCTATAAGTCCCTACAAGCCAAGGCCATCATTTTCTGCGAGGGCGCTCAGGTGCTGCAGAACCCCTATTTTAATGCCCTGCCCTTTAATCCCGCCAAGGGGGAGGTCCTCTTTGTCGAAATCCTCGATTATCCCTTTGATGGGAAGATGGTCAAGGATGGGGTGTTTATTATCCCGCTGGGCGATCAGCTGTATTGGGTGGGCAGCACCTACGAGCACGAATATGAGTCTTTGGCGCCCACCGATACCGAGAAATACCGCCTGCTGGGGCAGCTAGAGCAGTTGCTGGAGGGCCATTCTTTTAAGTTGCTGGATCATCAGGCTTCCGCCCGCCCCATACAACGCAAGCGCCGCCCCATTTTGGGCGCCCATCCCAAGCATCCGCAATTGTATATTCTCAATGGCTTGGGGGCCAAGGGCAGCTATCTGGCGCCTTATTGCTCGGCCCAATTGAGAGATCATTTGCTGCAACAACAGCCTTTGGAAGCTGAATTGGATATTGCCGATTATCTAGATTATTTTTAG
- a CDS encoding restriction endonuclease subunit S: protein MKKKDWKKVKLGEVCEITSGGAFPSKQFNKEGEGLPLIRIRDVKRGFSETYFDGDYKDKYLIQNGDALISMDGEFIIAKWKGGTALLNQRVCKITISENALDKLDSSYLYRFLPQQLKKIEDVTPFVTVKHLSVKTINEIQIPLPPLSAQKAIAAQLDRADKVRQALAQSLADYDRLLSASFLDMFGDPVLNPKGWELATIGDYFDVKGGKRLPKGQSYVNAVTKHPYLRVTDFVKNGIDVSDLKYIDEETHSKISRYIINSDDVYISIAGTIGIAGYIPKSLSGANLTENAAKLIVKKGASFTKEYLSYYLNSYYAQQNIQAKTMAVGVPKLALFRIKELPYFNPPLPLQQQFAQLVERIERQKALIQSAQQSAEDLFGALLQAYFYEGN, encoded by the coding sequence ATGAAGAAGAAAGATTGGAAAAAGGTAAAGCTGGGGGAGGTTTGTGAGATAACATCAGGAGGAGCATTTCCATCAAAACAATTTAATAAAGAAGGCGAAGGGTTACCCTTAATTAGAATCCGTGATGTAAAAAGAGGTTTTTCAGAGACTTATTTTGATGGAGACTATAAAGACAAATATCTTATTCAAAATGGAGATGCTCTTATCTCTATGGATGGAGAGTTTATTATTGCTAAGTGGAAAGGTGGAACGGCTCTTTTAAATCAACGGGTTTGCAAGATAACCATTTCAGAAAATGCCTTAGACAAACTAGATAGCAGTTACTTATATCGTTTTTTACCACAACAGCTCAAAAAAATAGAGGATGTAACTCCATTTGTTACGGTTAAACATCTATCAGTAAAAACTATTAACGAAATCCAAATCCCCCTCCCCCCCTTATCAGCGCAAAAGGCCATAGCGGCCCAGCTCGATCGGGCGGATAAGGTACGGCAGGCCTTGGCCCAAAGCCTAGCGGATTATGATCGTTTGCTGTCGGCCAGCTTTCTGGATATGTTTGGGGATCCTGTGCTCAATCCTAAGGGCTGGGAGCTGGCTACAATAGGCGACTATTTTGATGTAAAAGGGGGGAAACGACTGCCTAAAGGGCAAAGCTATGTCAATGCTGTTACAAAACATCCTTACTTAAGAGTGACTGACTTTGTGAAAAATGGAATTGATGTCTCCGATTTAAAATATATAGATGAGGAGACACATAGTAAAATTTCAAGGTATATAATAAATAGTGATGATGTTTACATTTCAATTGCTGGAACAATTGGTATCGCTGGATATATTCCCAAGTCCCTTTCTGGAGCTAATTTGACAGAAAATGCAGCTAAGCTTATAGTAAAGAAGGGAGCTAGCTTTACAAAAGAATATTTGTCATATTATCTGAATTCTTACTACGCACAACAAAATATTCAGGCTAAAACAATGGCTGTAGGTGTTCCTAAATTAGCTTTATTTAGAATTAAGGAATTACCATATTTTAATCCCCCACTCCCCTTACAGCAGCAATTTGCGCAATTGGTGGAGCGGATAGAGCGGCAAAAGGCGCTCATTCAGTCGGCCCAGCAATCGGCGGAGGATTTATTTGGGGCCTTATTGCAGGCCTACTTTTATGAGGGGAATTAG